A DNA window from Trypanosoma brucei brucei TREU927 chromosome 11 chr11_scaffold01 genomic scaffold, whole genome shotgun sequence contains the following coding sequences:
- a CDS encoding nascent polypeptide associated complex subunit alpha, with product MPSITQETLRRRAEFVRTGGRGSVRRTVKVAHRNTGDDKKVQQVLKRLNVSPFNDVDDAVLYRHDGTAYYFEKPKVQASMQSQCFVVSGAYDVKEASEVPS from the coding sequence ATGCCCTCTATTACTCAGGAGACGCTCCGCAGGCGCGCAGAATTTGTTCGCACAGGAGGCCGCGGTTCAGTACGCCGTACCGTGAAGGTAGCACATCGCAATACCGGGGACGACAAGAAAGTGCAACAAGTGCTGAAACGCCTCAATGTGTCACCCTTCAACGACGTGGACGATGCCGTTCTGTATCGTCATGACGGTACTGCGTACTATTTTGAGAAACCGAAGGTACAGGCATCCATGCAGTCGCAATGCTTCGTCGTGAGCGGTGCGTACGATGTGAAGGAGGCGAGCGAAGTGCCTTCATAG
- a CDS encoding 60S ribosomal protein L10a, putative, with product MSKIPPALLSEAIQNVLKDRKERKFKESIDLQVNLKNYDPQKDKRFSGSVRLPHVCRPRMTVCLLCDLVHEDIAKKNDVPTMNQEELKKLNKNKKLVKKMCNQYDAFLCSESIIKTVPRLVGPHMHRVGKFPTVCAQNESLPDKVLELQSTVKFQLKKVLCLGTCVGHVDMTEDQVRQNVVMAINFLVSLLKKNWQNLKSAYIKSTMGKSQRIY from the coding sequence ATGTCGAAGATCCCTCCAGCACTGctttctgaggctattcaaaaTGTGTTGAAAGATCGCAAGGAGCGTAAGTTCAAGGAGAGCATTGATTTGCAAGTAAACCTGAAGAACTACGACCCCCAAAAGGACAAGCGTTTCTCTGGTTCTGTGCGCCTCCCGCACGTGTGCCGCCCCCGTATGACTGTCTGCCTTCTCTGTGACCTCGTGCACGAGGACATCGCCAAGAAGAATGACGTCCCGACCATGAACCAGGAGGAACTGAAGAAACTgaacaagaacaagaagCTGGTGAAAAAGATGTGTAACCAGTACGATGCCTTCTTGTGTTCGGAGTCTATCATTAAGACAGTCCCGCGTCTTGTCGGCCCTCACATGCATCGTGTAGGTAAGTTCCCTACGGTGTGTGCGCAGAATGAGAGCCTGCCGGACAAGGTGCTCGAGCTTCAGTCCACAGTGAAGTTTCAGCTCAAGAAGGTGCTCTGCCTTGGAACATGCGTCGGCCATGTCGATATGACTGAGGATCAGGTACGCCAGAATGTTGTTATGGCGATCAACTTCCTTGTGTCtttgttgaagaagaacTGGCAGAATCTGAAATCCGCGTACATCAAGTCGACTATGGGGAAGTCGCAGCGTATCTACTAA
- a CDS encoding 40S ribosomal protein S27, putative, with protein sequence MGFFDSDLSYPTVRTERMKHKRRRLVQGPNSYFMDVKCPGCKNITVVYSHATSEVKCNGCATLLCRPTGGKAMLVTGCGFRKKPDH encoded by the coding sequence ATGGGTTTCTTCGATTCGGATCTCAGCTACCCCACGGTGCGCACCGAGCGCATGAAGCACAAGCGCCGTCGTCTTGTGCAGGGCCCCAATTCGTACTTCATGGATGTCAAGTGTCCCGGATGCAAGAACATCACTGTGGTATACAGCCATGCCACGTCAGAGGTTAAGTGCAATGGTTGCGCTACCTTGCTTTGCCGCCCCACCGGTGGCAAGGCAATGCTGGTAACTGGCTGCGGGTTCCGCAAAAAGCCAGACCACTAA